One genomic segment of Aliarcobacter cibarius includes these proteins:
- the soxZ gene encoding thiosulfate oxidation carrier complex protein SoxZ has protein sequence MATTKIKAKLDKNGVVEVKALASHDMLSYQEAERAKKEANFITYVIAKVGEKVVYEASTSQFLSKDPYFKFSFKGANAGDELSFTWTDLKGNTDTTTEKIK, from the coding sequence ATGGCAACTACAAAAATTAAAGCAAAATTAGACAAAAATGGTGTTGTTGAGGTTAAAGCATTAGCATCTCACGATATGTTAAGTTATCAAGAAGCTGAAAGAGCTAAAAAAGAAGCTAACTTTATTACTTATGTAATTGCAAAAGTTGGTGAGAAAGTAGTTTACGAAGCTTCTACAAGTCAATTTTTATCAAAAGATCCATACTTTAAATTTTCATTTAAAGGTGCAAATGCAGGTGATGAATTAAGTTTCACTTGGACAGATTTAAAAGGGAATACAGATACAACTACTGAAAAAATCAAATAA
- the soxX gene encoding sulfur oxidation c-type cytochrome SoxX, with amino-acid sequence MNLLKRIASISALCSLIIVSSSANDDLVKKGEKIFMTNTKGNCLACHAANGKEIDGPGNMGPKLQFLALWSEEALYDKVFDPSTGNPITAMPAFGRNGWLSPDEIKAVVAYLKTIN; translated from the coding sequence ATGAATTTATTAAAAAGAATAGCAAGCATTTCAGCTTTATGTTCTTTAATTATTGTTAGTTCTAGTGCTAATGATGATTTAGTGAAAAAAGGTGAAAAAATTTTTATGACAAATACAAAAGGTAACTGTTTGGCTTGTCATGCTGCAAATGGAAAAGAGATTGATGGACCAGGTAATATGGGACCAAAATTACAATTTTTAGCATTATGGTCAGAAGAAGCTTTATATGATAAAGTTTTTGATCCATCAACAGGAAATCCAATTACAGCAATGCCTGCATTTGGAAGAAATGGTTGGTTAAGCCCAGATGAAATTAAAGCAGTAGTTGCTTATTTAAAAACAATAAATTAA
- the soxY gene encoding thiosulfate oxidation carrier protein SoxY, translating to MLNRRNFLGLGLGVLAAATVPAQLSAEDFRKSKPKAWTATKVDEAIKEIFGTSTTTEGGINLKAPEIAENGAVVPVSFDTELKASKIAVFQDANPESAVAVFTVNDNMVLDYAFRIKMAKTGKVTVVAEVGGKLHSVTKEIKVTMGGCGG from the coding sequence ATGTTAAATAGAAGAAATTTTTTAGGATTAGGATTAGGTGTATTAGCTGCTGCTACAGTTCCAGCTCAATTAAGTGCTGAGGATTTTAGAAAAAGTAAACCAAAAGCATGGACTGCAACAAAAGTTGACGAAGCAATTAAAGAAATTTTTGGAACAAGTACAACAACTGAAGGTGGAATTAATTTAAAAGCTCCAGAAATTGCAGAAAATGGTGCAGTTGTTCCTGTATCTTTTGATACAGAATTAAAAGCAAGTAAAATTGCAGTATTCCAAGATGCAAATCCTGAAAGTGCAGTTGCAGTATTTACTGTAAATGATAATATGGTATTAGATTATGCATTCAGAATTAAAATGGCAAAAACTGGTAAAGTAACAGTAGTTGCTGAAGTTGGTGGAAAATTGCATTCTGTAACTAAAGAAATTAAGGTTACTATGGGTGGATGTGGAGGTTGA